GAAACGCCGAGCGCCCCAGGCAGGGCGTCAACGCCGGACTCGACCATGCCGTGTATGACCCACAGCCCGGAAGTAAGAGCCGTGACGCTGCCGGGAATATGGGTGTAGCGGTTGCTGGAATGCCTGACCAGCTGGGTATCGTAATTGATCTCGATGGTGCCGCTCACCGGGTGGTCATTGACGGCGATGCCGCGGTTGACCAACCTGGTTATCAGGAAATTGCGGAACGCCTTGTTGAACGGCGTGGCCTCCCGAGGTTCCCGGACATAGACCGGCTTGTCCTTGATGACGCTCTCCTTGCCATAAGCGGCAATCTGCGTCTGCAGGGAGATATCATCGGCCAGCACATCCCAGTGATGGGCGGCCCTGGCCTTTTTCTGGGAGGATATCGGATGGTTTGCCGGTATCGGGAGCTGTGATGCGCAACCCGTGATTAAGAACATGACCGAGAGTAATAATAAAGTGATACGCATCGGTTCCCCCTTCAAATATACGACTTCCCGCCACCTGCCAGTCAAAATCCCGACATGGCAACCAGCCACGGCTGGATCAGCCGCAACCGCTTCATGGACGGGCATACAGCACGGAGCAGGCCCATAGTGCAGCCGCTCAAGCCGTTATAACTGCAGCGTCTGAGGGAATTGTGCAATGTCTTTGCCAAATATGGCGATGAAGGGAGGATTGACGGGAATCTATGCAGAGCTGTCGGTCTTGAAACTTTTGATCTCGCGCTTGAGCGCCTCGACTTCGCTGCTCATGGCAACGATGCGGGCCGAGACGTCCCGGACCCCGTGGACAGTCTCCGCGCCGATCTGAATGATCCGCTTCATTGACTTGATCAGCTCATGACTGACCTGGCTCTGCTCGTTGGCCGATGCCGAGATGGCCCTGGTCTTGTCATTGGCTAGGGAGAGGTTCTCGGTGATCATCTGAATGGAGCGGGTCTGCTCCTCGGAAGCGCTCCTGGTCACATCCATGGCGTTCCTGATGGCGCCGAACCCTTCGAGCAGCGCAGTCATCCCCTGCTCCTCTTCCTTGGTGGCGTGGTTCACGTCGCTGATCAGTTTGCGGATCTCGCCAAAGGCGGCAATAATCTGCTCCAGGCTCTGGTTCTGCTCAGAAGCGACTTTTTCCAGGCTGGTAACCATTTCCGAAGAGCGGCCGGACGATTCCTGGATGGACTGGAGTGCATCTCCGGCCCGGGCCGCAACCGCCTTGCCGTCGACAACCATCTTGGTGGTCTCTTGCGTGGATTTGACGGCCACGGAGATCTCGCCCTGAATCATCGAAACGATCGCTTCGATCTCTTTAGTGGAAATCGCAGTCTTGTCCGACAGGGATTTCATCTCGGACGCAACCACGGCAAAAGGTTTGCCATGCTCGCCGGCCTGACCCGAGAGGATCTGGGCATTGAGCGACAGCAGCTTGGTCTGCTCCGTGACCTCTTTGATGACATCGAGTACCTTGGCAATGTCCTTGGAACGGGTGCCTAGATTGGTCATGGTCGAGGTCAGCGAGGCCACATACTGCTCGATCCGCTGCATGCTGTCATAGGCATCCTGGACCGACTTGATGCCACGCTCGGCGATGATGGCGTTAGTCTGTTTCGACAGCTCGGTGGTCTCCCGGACAAAGCCGCTGATCTTGGTCACCGAGGTGTTGATATTGGAGACTGCCTGATCGGCAAACGCCATGGAGCTGTTGGCCCGGCCTGCGGACGACGCCACGTCCTGGGAGGTCCGGGTTATGGTCAGCACCGAATCATAGGAGCTGTGGATATTTCTGCTGAGACGCTCCATCTTGTTGGCAATCCCCTGGGAGGTTGTCAGAATGCCGTTCAAGGCCTGGGTGCTCTCATCCGACAGCTCCAGGAGGTTATCGGTCGATTCAATGACTTTTTCCAAGGAATCGATGGCATTCTGCACCGATACCATGGCGTTTTCCGTGGAGAGCTGCTGCCGGTTCACGCCGTTGATCAGGTCTTTGAAGGTCTTGTTGAGCAGTTCGGTGGCATCGGCAACGCTGATCGAGATCGACTTGTAGCGATCGATGGTCGATGCCAGCCACTTGACAAGGAAATCCAGACCGCCGGAAATGGCGCCGAATTCATCATCGCTCACTTCGCTGGAGCGGCAGGTCAGATCGCCCTGGGTCATCTGCTCGATGGTGCCGCTTATGGCAATCACCTTTGAGCCGATGTCCCTGTTGAAGAAATAGTAGATGAACAGAGCCAGCACCACGAACAGCAGCGCCATAAAGGCAATGGAGGTCGCGGCCTGCTTGAAGACGTTTTTAACGACCCGGTAATCGGTATACTCGAAGGCGATTGCCCCGACTTTTTCCGCCGCATCCATTACCGGGATCTCAAGTTTCATGACATTGGCGGCAGACTTCCCCCCTTTGCGGTCGATAATGGTCAAGCCCTTGTCGACATAGGTGATACGCAGGATATCCTCATCCTTGATCAGCTCGTCAATCAGCTGGCCGAGATAGGTAAAATCAAAGGAGGTGCGCGAGACGACCGCCAGGGAAGCCAACTGTTTCCCGCTCAGGGAGATCTTTTCCCTGATGTCGTTCTTCTGGATCTGCTCGTTGGTATAGAGCGACCAGCCCAAGGCCAGGCACTGCCCCAGCAGGAGAATAATGAGGAGCCTCAGGATAAACCTCCTGGTAAGGCTCCTTGAATAGGTTTTCGGCTGTGAATCGGTTTTAGTCAAAACAGCTCCGGTTGCGGCCTAAAAGGAGAATGGGATAGGCAGCGCCTTGTCACCCTTGATGATCGCCTGGCCTTCAGGAGACTTGATAAAGCCGAGGAAGCGCTTGACCGCCTCACCCTTGTTCTTACCGAGCACCAGGTTGTTGTGCAGCACAAACGGCCACTTGCCGGAAGCCAAACCTTCGAAGCTCTTGCCGTCGATCTTTATCGCCTTGAACTTCCCCTTGGCCATTGCCAACCCTATGGCATCGACCGGACCGATGGCATTCGGCTTGGTCTCCAGGGCGTTGTGCATATCCGCAGTCTTGGCCAGGTTCATGATCTCCGGCGCCTCTTTCAGGTTGGCCATGCAGGCAGCACCCTTTCGGAACATCTGTTTGGTCGAATCGCTTTCCGGCCTGGTAAAGGCGGCTATCGGCGCATCAGCGCCCCCCACCTGCTTCCAGTTCTTGATCTTGCCGCCATAGATATCGCACAACTGCTGACTGGTCAGCTCCTTGACCGTGACATTGCCGCTCACGCCGATCACCCCGGCAACCTGGGCGATCTCAATCGGCTGCACACCGAGCTTCTTCTGTTCAGGGGTAATTTCCATGGCCGACATGGCAATATCGACCGCCCCGGCATTAAGGGCCGCGATACCGCCAGGCTGGCCGAGCGATTTCTGGTTCACCTCGACGCTGTCCTGGGGGTACTTCTTCACATAGGCCTTGCCGATCTGGGTCAACAACGGGATCATGCTCCCGGAACCGCCGATTTTGATGGTTTCAGCCTGGGCCGAGGTAGCGGCAACCATGGCAATCGCCAATAGCAGAACGAGTTTTTTCATTGATAATCTCCTCTGTGACTATGGAATATTTAATAGGTATACCTTAACAAAACCGCTTTGCAAGCGGTGAGAGGCGCAAGAAGCTCTATCCATGAGTTTTATCTATCAGCAAAAGGGAGGAGAACTTTAGAAGTTTTTTTCGACAAAGGGGAATTTACTTAAGATTATAAGGTGATAACCAACAGCAGTCTTTATCTGCGCTGCCGGACAGTCCGGGAACTGCGAGCCGGACCGCTGTCATGGCCCGGTGCAGCCCTTTGCCCGGGCTCAGTAGTTCTGTAGAGAGCATTCCTGGTCCCACTCCGGGTAATTGTCGGTTATTTCCCAGAACGAAGCGATGCGTGAGGCGTAGTAGGGCAGCTCCCCGCACTCCTGGCCGACCATTTGGCTGAAGCCGGCTGAGATCAGGCCGTTGTCGGCCAGATAACGATAAAAGCGGGCAACTCCCGGCAGGGAAGAGGCCAGATAATCTACGCTCGGCTCAAGGGTGTTGACGATGTACCAGTTCCCGGCAAACTGTCGGACCAGGTCGGGTTGCTCGTCGAACAGGTTGAGCATCTTTACGCCAATCACGAAATCGCGAACAAAGTGGTCAGCCCCGTTGGCCAGCTTGGTGGCAGCCCCCTGATCAAGCCCCTCAGCCAGCAACGACTCGTAAAAAGCCATCAGCAGCCCCTTGCAGAGGCCATCCACCCGGATCTCATCGTCCAGCGAAGTTATATCGAAAGCTGATTTTTCTATCTGCATCAGAAAGGTTCTCCCAGAAAGATTATTTATTGTGAAACGTGATTTTTGTGCGAGATCAAGGCTGTCGAGGATATCAATTCATTGGCACAGCAAAAAGCTCCAGCTGCAAGGCTTGCGAAGGCTAAGGAGTGAGTCGTAGCCAGAGGCTACGTCGCAGCGACGAAGACTGAGCGTAACGCAGCAGATGGACTTTTAGCGAAGCCATCATCTATTGAGGCGGGGATCGAGGGCATCCCGTATCCCCTCCCCAATCAGGTTATAAGAAAGCACCGTCACCAGGATCGCCAGGCCTGGAAAGAGCGACAGCCACCAGGCAAACTCGATGTAGTCCTTGCCGGACGTCAAGATGTTCCCCCAACTCGGTGTGGGGGGCTGGACGCCGATGCCGAGAAAAGAGAGCGCCGATTCGGTGAGGATCGCGCCGGCCACGCCGAGCGTAGCCGAAACCAGCACCGGCGACAGGGCATTGGGCAGGATATGGCGCACGATGATCCGCAGGTCTGATGCGCCGAGCCCCCTGGCAGCCATGACAAACTCCCGCTCCCGGAGCGACAGCACCTCGGCCCGAACCAGGCGCGCCACTCCCATCCAGCCGGTCAGGCCGATGACGATCATGATGTACCAGATGGAAGGCTCCAGCATGGCAATCACTGCCAGGATCAGGAAAAACGTGGGAAAACAGAGCATGATGTCCACCAGCCGCATCAGCAGGCTGTCCAGCCAGCCACCGTAATACCCGGCAACCAGGCCGATAGCAGTGCCGACGGCCACAGCGATGCCGACAGCTACGAAACCCACCTTGAGCGAGATACGCGCCCCGAACAGCAGCCGGGTGAGAACATCCCGCCCCAGTTCATCGGTGCCGAGCCAATGATCGAGTGACGGTGGCATCAGCACCCGGTAGGCATCGATCGCATCCGGATGATAGGGGGTCAGCCACGGGGCAAGCAGCGACAGGATAAACAGCAGCAGCACCACGGCACCGCCGGTCATGGCGAAGCGGTTCCGCTTCAGGCGTTGCCAGAATATGCCGGACAGCCAACCGGTCCCTGTCATTTTTTGCGGCCTCCCAATCGTCGGTAACTGCCTGCATTATTTATCACGATTTCCGTCGTCATGCCACAGATTCCATGCAGAGCATTGCAGAGTATTGTCAATATTTGTCGAACATGATATCTTGCACCCCGTGAAAGATCAGATCAAAATCCTGCTTGTCGATGATGACGAATACAGCCGCGAGCCACTGTCCCTGTTGCTCAAGAAGAGCGGTTTTGTAGTCAAGGGGGCCGGCACCGGCCATGAGGCGTTGCAATGCCTTGCTTCCGAGCAGTTCAACATCGTCATCACCGACCTGTTCCTCCCTGACTCCAACGGCATCGATATCCTCAAGGAGGTCAAGCGGATCTCCTCCACCATGGAAGTCATCCTGATTACCGGCTTTGCCTCTGCCGAAACAGCGGTGCAGGCGATGAAAGAAGGGGCTTTCGACTACATCACTAAGCCGGTGAATTTCGAGGAGTTGAAGATCGTCCTCGCCAAGGCGATTGAGAAACATCACCTGGTCAACGAAAACGTCTACCTGAAGAAACAGCTGCGGGACAAGTACGAGTTTTCCAACATCATCGGCAACTCCCCGGCGATGCAGCAGGTGTTCAACCTCCTGAAGCGGGTGGTCAAAACCGATTCCACCGTGCTGATCATGGGAGAGTCCGGCACCGGCAAGGAAGTGGTGGCCAAGGCGATCCACTTCAACAGCCCAAGAAAGACCATGCCGTTCGTTGCCGTCCATTGCGGCGCCATCCCGGAAAACCTGCTGGAAAGCGAGCTGTTCGGCTATGTCCGCGGGGCGTTTACCGGCGCCAACAAAGACAAGGTGGGGAAGTTCGAGGCAGCCAACGGCGGCACCATCTTCCTCGACGAAATCGGCACCATGCCGCTGCAACTGCAGACCAAGCTGCTCCGGGTGCTCCAGGAGCACGAGGTCGAGCGGGTCGGCTCTCACCGTACCATCAAGCTCGATGTCAGGGTCATATCCGCGACCAACAACCAGCTTGAGGAAGAGGTGCGGCAGGGAAGGTTCCGGGAAGATCTCTATTGGCGACTCAACGTAATTCCGATAATCCTGCCACCGCTCAGGGAGCGGATTCAGGACATCCTTCCCCTTGCCCGGCATTTTCTGGCAAAATACTGCCAGGAGATGAACCGCCCGCTGATGAACCTCGGCCGGGAATCGCTGGAATCGCTTGAAGGATACCACTGGCCGGGCAATGTCCGAGAGCTGGAAAACGTCATAGAGCGTGTCGTTGCGCTCACCGAGCTGAACCATATAACCATGGACGATCTCCCGCCCAACATCAGCGGCGCCTTCAAGGAACCGGACGAATACAGCATTCGCGTTCCGATTTCAGGCATCGACCTGACCAAGACCGTCAGCCGGATCGAGATGAAGATGATCGACGAGGCGCTGACCCTTTCCAATGGGGTCAAGGCCCAGGCTGCCGCCCTCCTCAACCTGAACCGCACCACCCTAGTGGAAAAAATGCGCCGTCTCGGCATGCAGCGCTAGCGGCTCGCAAGCAAGCTCCCCGCTGATCAACGCAAAAACCAATTCCGCAGAGTTTTTTTAAATTTTAGATATACTGATTCTATGGTGAAGCTTATGTGGTAAAATTAGCTTTAGCTAATTCACTGTATTTATTCTTCCATGAACCTGCCGGTAATGAGCGTACGGGAGAAGCCTTATGTCTCGCTTCACTATGTTGCCGATCCGCATGCAGTTGCTGGCGCTGGCCGTGTTGCTGACGTTGCCGGCATTGGGCATCATCGTTTATTCTGGAGTTAAGGATCGCAACGAGAACTACCGTGCCGCAATGGTTGAAACCCAGAAACTTGCCGACAATCTTGCGGCCCGGCAGGAAAACATCATCACCGAAGGGCAATTGCTGGCCAGCCTGCTCGCCGATCTCCCCGATGTCCATACCCGCAACAAAGGAAAAATTGATGCCATTCTCACCAAGACACAGCAAAGGAATGCACAGTACAAGAGCATTCTGATTGCCGATGAAACCGGCGTTATCTGGGCATCGTCCCTGCCGGGAATGACAGGCATATCTGTTGCCGATCGCCGCTATTTCAGGAATGCCCGGGCAACCATGCGGTTTTCCTCCGGTGAGGTTGTGACACACAAGCTGCTGCAGACGCCCACCATTTCCCTGGCCCATCCCCTGGCCAGCAAAAAGGGAGAGTTCGCTGGCGCCATCATCCTGAGCTATAACCTTGAGGTCATGCGTTCCACTCTGTACCACTTCCAATTACCGGCCAATACTAATTATCGTCTTGTTGACCGCAACGGGATCATTATCAGCAGCGGTAGCGATGCAGGCTTGAAAGTCGGAGAACCGTTGCCGCAAGAACAGTTCCGGATGATGCAGGAGGGTGGTGACCGGTTTACTGCCACGTTTACCAGGAGCGACGGAGACCAGCGGATTTTCACCTCCCGCAAGTTGTGGCTTAAGGGTGAGACTTCACCGTTCATGTATATCCGGGCTACCATTTCAGCT
This window of the Geoanaerobacter pelophilus genome carries:
- a CDS encoding substrate-binding domain-containing protein — encoded protein: MKKLVLLLAIAMVAATSAQAETIKIGGSGSMIPLLTQIGKAYVKKYPQDSVEVNQKSLGQPGGIAALNAGAVDIAMSAMEITPEQKKLGVQPIEIAQVAGVIGVSGNVTVKELTSQQLCDIYGGKIKNWKQVGGADAPIAAFTRPESDSTKQMFRKGAACMANLKEAPEIMNLAKTADMHNALETKPNAIGPVDAIGLAMAKGKFKAIKIDGKSFEGLASGKWPFVLHNNLVLGKNKGEAVKRFLGFIKSPEGQAIIKGDKALPIPFSF
- the opp4C gene encoding oligopeptide ABC transporter permease; amino-acid sequence: MTGTGWLSGIFWQRLKRNRFAMTGGAVVLLLFILSLLAPWLTPYHPDAIDAYRVLMPPSLDHWLGTDELGRDVLTRLLFGARISLKVGFVAVGIAVAVGTAIGLVAGYYGGWLDSLLMRLVDIMLCFPTFFLILAVIAMLEPSIWYIMIVIGLTGWMGVARLVRAEVLSLREREFVMAARGLGASDLRIIVRHILPNALSPVLVSATLGVAGAILTESALSFLGIGVQPPTPSWGNILTSGKDYIEFAWWLSLFPGLAILVTVLSYNLIGEGIRDALDPRLNR
- a CDS encoding methyl-accepting chemotaxis protein; the encoded protein is MTKTDSQPKTYSRSLTRRFILRLLIILLLGQCLALGWSLYTNEQIQKNDIREKISLSGKQLASLAVVSRTSFDFTYLGQLIDELIKDEDILRITYVDKGLTIIDRKGGKSAANVMKLEIPVMDAAEKVGAIAFEYTDYRVVKNVFKQAATSIAFMALLFVVLALFIYYFFNRDIGSKVIAISGTIEQMTQGDLTCRSSEVSDDEFGAISGGLDFLVKWLASTIDRYKSISISVADATELLNKTFKDLINGVNRQQLSTENAMVSVQNAIDSLEKVIESTDNLLELSDESTQALNGILTTSQGIANKMERLSRNIHSSYDSVLTITRTSQDVASSAGRANSSMAFADQAVSNINTSVTKISGFVRETTELSKQTNAIIAERGIKSVQDAYDSMQRIEQYVASLTSTMTNLGTRSKDIAKVLDVIKEVTEQTKLLSLNAQILSGQAGEHGKPFAVVASEMKSLSDKTAISTKEIEAIVSMIQGEISVAVKSTQETTKMVVDGKAVAARAGDALQSIQESSGRSSEMVTSLEKVASEQNQSLEQIIAAFGEIRKLISDVNHATKEEEQGMTALLEGFGAIRNAMDVTRSASEEQTRSIQMITENLSLANDKTRAISASANEQSQVSHELIKSMKRIIQIGAETVHGVRDVSARIVAMSSEVEALKREIKSFKTDSSA
- a CDS encoding sigma-54-dependent transcriptional regulator; amino-acid sequence: MKDQIKILLVDDDEYSREPLSLLLKKSGFVVKGAGTGHEALQCLASEQFNIVITDLFLPDSNGIDILKEVKRISSTMEVILITGFASAETAVQAMKEGAFDYITKPVNFEELKIVLAKAIEKHHLVNENVYLKKQLRDKYEFSNIIGNSPAMQQVFNLLKRVVKTDSTVLIMGESGTGKEVVAKAIHFNSPRKTMPFVAVHCGAIPENLLESELFGYVRGAFTGANKDKVGKFEAANGGTIFLDEIGTMPLQLQTKLLRVLQEHEVERVGSHRTIKLDVRVISATNNQLEEEVRQGRFREDLYWRLNVIPIILPPLRERIQDILPLARHFLAKYCQEMNRPLMNLGRESLESLEGYHWPGNVRELENVIERVVALTELNHITMDDLPPNISGAFKEPDEYSIRVPISGIDLTKTVSRIEMKMIDEALTLSNGVKAQAAALLNLNRTTLVEKMRRLGMQR